The following are encoded in a window of Urocitellus parryii isolate mUroPar1 chromosome 7, mUroPar1.hap1, whole genome shotgun sequence genomic DNA:
- the G6pc3 gene encoding glucose-6-phosphatase 3 isoform X1, whose protein sequence is MESAMGAGIVMAEALQNQLPWLENVWLWVTFLGDPKILFLFHFPAAYYASRRVGIAVLWISLITEWLNLVFKWFLFGDRPFWWVHESGYYSQTPARVHQFPSSCETGPGSPSGHCMVTGAAFWPIMTAVSSQVAARTRSRWVRVIPSLAYCTFLLAVGLSRIFLLAHFPHQVLAGLITGAVLGWLMTPRVPMERELSFYGLTALALMLGASLIYWTLLSLGLDLSWSINLASKWCERPEWVHLDSRPFASLSRDSGAALGLGIALHSPCYAQIRRAQLGNGQKVACLVLAMVLLGLLDWLGHPPQISLFYIFNFLKYTLWPCLVLALVPWVVHMLSAQEIPPIHSS, encoded by the exons ATGGAGTCCGCGATGGGCGCGGGCATCGTGATGGCTGAGGCGCTGCAGAACCAGCTGCCCTGGCTGGAGAACGTGTGGCTCTGGGTCACCTTTCTGGGCGATCCCAAGATCCTTTTTCTGTTCCACTTCCCCGCGGCCTACTATGCTTCTCGCCGTGTGGGCATCGCGGTGCTCTGGATCAGCCTCATCACCGAATGGCTCAACCTCGTCTTCAAGTG GTTTCTGTTTGGAGACAGGCCCTTTTGGTGGGTCCATGAGTCTGGGTACTACAGCCAGACTCCTGCCCGGGTTCACCAGTTCCCCTCTTCTTGTGAAACTGGTCCAG GCAGCCCTTCTGGACACTGCATGGTCACAGGAGCAGCTTTCTGGCCAATAATGACAGCCGTCTCTTCTCAAGTAGCTGCTCGGACCCGCAG CCGCTGGGTAAGGGTGATTCCTAGCCTGGCTTATTGCACTTTCCTATTGGCAGTTGGCCTGTCCCGGATCTTCCTCTTAGCACATTTCCCTCACCAAGTGTTGGCTGGCCTAATAACTG GTGCTGTCCTGGGCTGGCTGATGACTCCGCGGGTACCTATGGAGCGAGAATTAAGTTTCTATGGGTTGACTGCACTGGCCCTCATGCTGGGTGCTAGTCTCATCTATTGGACTCTCTTATCACTGGGCCTAGATCTTTCTTG GTCCATCAACCTAGCCTCCAAGTGGTGTGAGCGACCTGAATGGGTACACTTGGACAGCCGGCCCTTTGCTTCCCTGAGTCGTGACTCAGGggctgccctggggctgggcaTTGCCCTGCACTCTCCCTGCTATGCTCAGATACGACGGGCACAACTGGGAAATGGCCAGAAGGTAGCCTGCCTTGTGCTGGCCATGGTGCTTCTGGGTCTCCTAGACTGGCTGGGCCACCCACCTCAGATCAGCCTCTTCTACATCTTCAACTTCCTTAAGTACACCCTCTGGCCATGTCTGGTCCTTGCCCTCGTGCCCTGGGTTGTACATATGCTCAGTGCCCAGGAAATACCACCCATCCACTCTTCTTAA
- the G6pc3 gene encoding glucose-6-phosphatase 3 isoform X2, with protein MLLAVWASRCSGSASSPNGSTSSSSGRKPWQDNSQNQSPFLTPFLRPSRVFRFLFGDRPFWWVHESGYYSQTPARVHQFPSSCETGPGSPSGHCMVTGAAFWPIMTAVSSQVAARTRSRWVRVIPSLAYCTFLLAVGLSRIFLLAHFPHQVLAGLITGAVLGWLMTPRVPMERELSFYGLTALALMLGASLIYWTLLSLGLDLSWSINLASKWCERPEWVHLDSRPFASLSRDSGAALGLGIALHSPCYAQIRRAQLGNGQKVACLVLAMVLLGLLDWLGHPPQISLFYIFNFLKYTLWPCLVLALVPWVVHMLSAQEIPPIHSS; from the exons ATGCTTCTCGCCGTGTGGGCATCGCGGTGCTCTGGATCAGCCTCATCACCGAATGGCTCAACCTCGTCTTCAAGTG GTAGAAAACCATGGCAAGATAATAGCCAGAATCAGAGTCCCTttctgactccattcctcagacCCTCCAGAGTCTTCAG GTTTCTGTTTGGAGACAGGCCCTTTTGGTGGGTCCATGAGTCTGGGTACTACAGCCAGACTCCTGCCCGGGTTCACCAGTTCCCCTCTTCTTGTGAAACTGGTCCAG GCAGCCCTTCTGGACACTGCATGGTCACAGGAGCAGCTTTCTGGCCAATAATGACAGCCGTCTCTTCTCAAGTAGCTGCTCGGACCCGCAG CCGCTGGGTAAGGGTGATTCCTAGCCTGGCTTATTGCACTTTCCTATTGGCAGTTGGCCTGTCCCGGATCTTCCTCTTAGCACATTTCCCTCACCAAGTGTTGGCTGGCCTAATAACTG GTGCTGTCCTGGGCTGGCTGATGACTCCGCGGGTACCTATGGAGCGAGAATTAAGTTTCTATGGGTTGACTGCACTGGCCCTCATGCTGGGTGCTAGTCTCATCTATTGGACTCTCTTATCACTGGGCCTAGATCTTTCTTG GTCCATCAACCTAGCCTCCAAGTGGTGTGAGCGACCTGAATGGGTACACTTGGACAGCCGGCCCTTTGCTTCCCTGAGTCGTGACTCAGGggctgccctggggctgggcaTTGCCCTGCACTCTCCCTGCTATGCTCAGATACGACGGGCACAACTGGGAAATGGCCAGAAGGTAGCCTGCCTTGTGCTGGCCATGGTGCTTCTGGGTCTCCTAGACTGGCTGGGCCACCCACCTCAGATCAGCCTCTTCTACATCTTCAACTTCCTTAAGTACACCCTCTGGCCATGTCTGGTCCTTGCCCTCGTGCCCTGGGTTGTACATATGCTCAGTGCCCAGGAAATACCACCCATCCACTCTTCTTAA
- the G6pc3 gene encoding glucose-6-phosphatase 3 isoform X3, with amino-acid sequence MLLAVWASRCSGSASSPNGSTSSSSGSPSGHCMVTGAAFWPIMTAVSSQVAARTRSRWVRVIPSLAYCTFLLAVGLSRIFLLAHFPHQVLAGLITGAVLGWLMTPRVPMERELSFYGLTALALMLGASLIYWTLLSLGLDLSWSINLASKWCERPEWVHLDSRPFASLSRDSGAALGLGIALHSPCYAQIRRAQLGNGQKVACLVLAMVLLGLLDWLGHPPQISLFYIFNFLKYTLWPCLVLALVPWVVHMLSAQEIPPIHSS; translated from the exons ATGCTTCTCGCCGTGTGGGCATCGCGGTGCTCTGGATCAGCCTCATCACCGAATGGCTCAACCTCGTCTTCAAGTG GCAGCCCTTCTGGACACTGCATGGTCACAGGAGCAGCTTTCTGGCCAATAATGACAGCCGTCTCTTCTCAAGTAGCTGCTCGGACCCGCAG CCGCTGGGTAAGGGTGATTCCTAGCCTGGCTTATTGCACTTTCCTATTGGCAGTTGGCCTGTCCCGGATCTTCCTCTTAGCACATTTCCCTCACCAAGTGTTGGCTGGCCTAATAACTG GTGCTGTCCTGGGCTGGCTGATGACTCCGCGGGTACCTATGGAGCGAGAATTAAGTTTCTATGGGTTGACTGCACTGGCCCTCATGCTGGGTGCTAGTCTCATCTATTGGACTCTCTTATCACTGGGCCTAGATCTTTCTTG GTCCATCAACCTAGCCTCCAAGTGGTGTGAGCGACCTGAATGGGTACACTTGGACAGCCGGCCCTTTGCTTCCCTGAGTCGTGACTCAGGggctgccctggggctgggcaTTGCCCTGCACTCTCCCTGCTATGCTCAGATACGACGGGCACAACTGGGAAATGGCCAGAAGGTAGCCTGCCTTGTGCTGGCCATGGTGCTTCTGGGTCTCCTAGACTGGCTGGGCCACCCACCTCAGATCAGCCTCTTCTACATCTTCAACTTCCTTAAGTACACCCTCTGGCCATGTCTGGTCCTTGCCCTCGTGCCCTGGGTTGTACATATGCTCAGTGCCCAGGAAATACCACCCATCCACTCTTCTTAA
- the G6pc3 gene encoding glucose-6-phosphatase 3 isoform X4 has protein sequence MVTGAAFWPIMTAVSSQVAARTRSRWVRVIPSLAYCTFLLAVGLSRIFLLAHFPHQVLAGLITGAVLGWLMTPRVPMERELSFYGLTALALMLGASLIYWTLLSLGLDLSWSINLASKWCERPEWVHLDSRPFASLSRDSGAALGLGIALHSPCYAQIRRAQLGNGQKVACLVLAMVLLGLLDWLGHPPQISLFYIFNFLKYTLWPCLVLALVPWVVHMLSAQEIPPIHSS, from the exons ATGGTCACAGGAGCAGCTTTCTGGCCAATAATGACAGCCGTCTCTTCTCAAGTAGCTGCTCGGACCCGCAG CCGCTGGGTAAGGGTGATTCCTAGCCTGGCTTATTGCACTTTCCTATTGGCAGTTGGCCTGTCCCGGATCTTCCTCTTAGCACATTTCCCTCACCAAGTGTTGGCTGGCCTAATAACTG GTGCTGTCCTGGGCTGGCTGATGACTCCGCGGGTACCTATGGAGCGAGAATTAAGTTTCTATGGGTTGACTGCACTGGCCCTCATGCTGGGTGCTAGTCTCATCTATTGGACTCTCTTATCACTGGGCCTAGATCTTTCTTG GTCCATCAACCTAGCCTCCAAGTGGTGTGAGCGACCTGAATGGGTACACTTGGACAGCCGGCCCTTTGCTTCCCTGAGTCGTGACTCAGGggctgccctggggctgggcaTTGCCCTGCACTCTCCCTGCTATGCTCAGATACGACGGGCACAACTGGGAAATGGCCAGAAGGTAGCCTGCCTTGTGCTGGCCATGGTGCTTCTGGGTCTCCTAGACTGGCTGGGCCACCCACCTCAGATCAGCCTCTTCTACATCTTCAACTTCCTTAAGTACACCCTCTGGCCATGTCTGGTCCTTGCCCTCGTGCCCTGGGTTGTACATATGCTCAGTGCCCAGGAAATACCACCCATCCACTCTTCTTAA